The nucleotide sequence ATATCATGCCCCAATTAATTCAGCCTCAGTCCTTTCTTTCCCAATTGAAAAAGAAATAGCAATGAAGAAAGCTTGCGAATTTATTGTGAAATATCATCCCAAAGCAATGATTACTATTGAAAAAGGAGGAATGAATGAAAAAGAAGTGATTCATACCAGCAGAGGTGCTGATTCCACGAAGTATATGGCTAAAATTGATTATTTGGTTCAGGAATCAATCAAAAACAATATCACTACCATTGGTATCGGAGATGGTGGAAATGAAATTGGAATGGGCTGTATTCGGGAGGAAATAAAAAAATATCTTCCTTTTGGTGATAGGTGTAAATGTCCTTGTCAAGCTGGAATAGCTCCGGCAACCAAGACGGATTTTCTTATTACAGCGGCAATTTCGAATTGGGGCGCCTATGGATTAGCTGCTGGCCTTGCTTTATTGAAGAATGATATTAATATCTTTCATGATAGGGAACTAGAAAAGAGAGTATTACAAAAAGCAGCTGATGCTTGCTTTATTGACGGAATAAATGGATATACTGAACCTGGTGCTGATGGTTTACCTTCTAGAGTTCATGAGTCCTTTGTTGAAATCTTACAGGAATTAATAGCAAAAGGGGTGAA is from Candidatus Atribacteria bacterium and encodes:
- a CDS encoding DUF4392 domain-containing protein, giving the protein MNSITQTDKKIVDIFEQIDHLINLDIPGRGVVKFLYQSIREKVDYPLTLLASQKLNQILKMGDIVFIATGWPDRPEITPDIAETDGPPGAAALARAINRAYHAVPFIFIEENLVQAMTMVVNAAGLKVLPPTQAIKTPKYHAPINSASVLSFPIEKEIAMKKACEFIVKYHPKAMITIEKGGMNEKEVIHTSRGADSTKYMAKIDYLVQESIKNNITTIGIGDGGNEIGMGCIREEIKKYLPFGDRCKCPCQAGIAPATKTDFLITAAISNWGAYGLAAGLALLKNDINIFHDRELEKRVLQKAADACFIDGINGYTEPGADGLPSRVHESFVEILQELIAKGVKQL